The following proteins come from a genomic window of Gottfriedia acidiceleris:
- the fmt gene encoding methionyl-tRNA formyltransferase: MTKIVFMGTPDFSVPVLRRLIEGGYDVVGVVTQPDRPVGRKRVLTPPPVKVEALKHNIPVLQPEKIRLPEETEKVLALKPDLIVTAAFGQILPTDILEAPKFGCINVHASLLPELRGGAPIHYSIIQGKSETGVTIMYMVEKLDAGDMLAKVVVPIEEKDHVGTLHDKLSIAGANLLLETIPPLLKGEITAVKQDESKVSFAKNIKREEEQINWSKTGEEIYNHVRGLHPWPVAYTTLNGEVLKVWWSEKVNTNQDSTPGEIIDVLNDGILVATGNHTAIKITDLQPAGKKRMEAKQYINGAGSFIERGMKLGE; this comes from the coding sequence ATGACAAAGATTGTTTTTATGGGGACACCAGATTTTTCTGTTCCTGTTTTAAGAAGATTAATTGAGGGAGGATATGATGTAGTAGGTGTAGTAACTCAGCCAGATCGCCCTGTTGGTCGAAAAAGAGTGCTAACTCCACCTCCTGTTAAAGTAGAAGCTTTAAAACATAATATCCCAGTTTTACAACCTGAAAAAATTAGACTTCCAGAAGAAACAGAAAAAGTATTGGCATTGAAGCCAGATTTAATCGTAACTGCAGCTTTTGGACAAATCCTTCCTACAGATATTCTTGAAGCTCCTAAATTTGGTTGTATAAATGTACATGCTTCATTGTTACCAGAATTACGAGGTGGGGCTCCAATTCACTATTCGATCATTCAAGGAAAGAGTGAAACTGGTGTAACAATTATGTATATGGTTGAAAAGTTAGATGCTGGTGATATGTTAGCCAAAGTCGTTGTTCCGATTGAAGAAAAGGATCACGTTGGAACGCTTCACGATAAATTAAGTATTGCTGGTGCGAATTTACTTTTAGAAACAATTCCACCATTATTAAAAGGTGAAATTACTGCAGTTAAGCAAGATGAAAGTAAAGTTAGCTTTGCAAAAAATATTAAGCGTGAGGAAGAACAAATAAATTGGTCAAAAACTGGTGAAGAGATTTATAATCACGTAAGAGGTTTACACCCTTGGCCAGTAGCTTATACTACATTAAACGGAGAAGTTTTAAAAGTTTGGTGGAGTGAAAAAGTAAATACGAATCAAGATTCTACACCGGGTGAAATAATTGATGTTTTAAACGATGGCATATTAGTAGCAACAGGTAATCATACTGCTATCAAAATTACTGATTTACAGCCCGCTGGTAAAAAGCGTATGGAAGCAAAGCAATATATTAATGGTGCAGGTTCTTTTATTGAACGTGGAATGAAGTTAGGAGAATAA
- the def gene encoding peptide deformylase, whose amino-acid sequence MALLKIVEYPNEILETPCEKVTTFDKNLVKLLNNMYETMLSADGVGLAAPQVGILQQVAVVDVEDENGRIDLINPIVMETKGEQTDVEGCLSFPNLYGDVTRPSYAKIKAQNKRGKYFIIEARGFLARALLHEIDHLNGVLFTSKVSKYYEESELEG is encoded by the coding sequence TTGGCTTTATTAAAAATAGTAGAATATCCTAATGAAATTCTTGAAACACCTTGTGAAAAAGTGACGACATTTGATAAAAATTTAGTAAAACTTTTAAATAATATGTATGAGACAATGCTCTCAGCAGATGGTGTTGGCTTAGCAGCTCCACAAGTTGGAATTCTGCAACAAGTAGCTGTTGTTGATGTTGAAGATGAGAATGGAAGAATTGATTTAATTAATCCAATCGTAATGGAAACAAAAGGCGAGCAAACTGATGTTGAAGGTTGTTTAAGTTTCCCAAACTTATATGGTGATGTAACAAGACCTAGTTATGCAAAAATCAAAGCACAAAATAAACGTGGAAAATATTTTATTATAGAAGCACGTGGATTTTTAGCTCGTGCACTTTTACATGAAATTGATCATTTAAATGGAGTTTTATTCACTTCCAAAGTCTCGAAATACTATGAAGAAAGTGAATTAGAAGGGTAG